The following are encoded in a window of Pseudalgibacter alginicilyticus genomic DNA:
- a CDS encoding NAD(P)H-dependent oxidoreductase, whose amino-acid sequence MNTIKQLQWRYATKKFDSTKKLPIDKLNILKEAFNLTATSFGLQTIKLLVVENIALRETLVAHSFYQKQVLEASHLLVICIQENVIKTDVVDYYNNIKKIRNTSETILKPYREDLIKMMEKMTIEERQKWSTNQAYIALGNLMTVCAMEGIDSCPMEGFLPKKFDEVLELNKIGLKSVLLLPVGYRADDDMFSTFKKVRKPLEEAIIEI is encoded by the coding sequence ATGAACACCATAAAACAGCTACAATGGCGTTATGCTACTAAAAAGTTTGATAGTACTAAAAAACTACCAATTGATAAACTAAACATTTTAAAAGAAGCTTTTAATCTTACCGCCACGTCTTTCGGACTGCAAACTATAAAATTATTAGTTGTAGAAAATATTGCTTTAAGAGAAACTTTGGTGGCTCATTCCTTTTATCAAAAACAAGTTTTAGAGGCATCACATTTATTAGTTATTTGTATTCAAGAAAATGTTATTAAAACTGATGTTGTTGATTATTACAATAATATAAAAAAAATTAGGAACACCTCAGAAACTATTTTAAAACCCTATCGAGAAGATTTAATTAAAATGATGGAAAAAATGACCATCGAAGAGCGTCAAAAATGGTCTACAAATCAGGCCTATATAGCTTTAGGGAATTTAATGACTGTTTGTGCCATGGAAGGAATTGATTCATGCCCTATGGAGGGTTTTTTGCCAAAAAAGTTTGACGAGGTTTTAGAATTGAATAAAATTGGTTTAAAATCTGTACTGCTTTTACCGGTAGGATACCGAGCGGACGATGATATGTTTTCAACTTTCAAAAAAGTTAGAAAACCTTTAGAAGAAGCTATTATTGAAATTTAA
- a CDS encoding site-specific integrase → MTKTFNLLFLIKKSKIKANGTAPIYLRITINGKPKEIASKRYVAPDLWDSKLQKVIGKSEEVKSLNRYLKTLEQQVYDTHHTILKDKITATSAVLKSKLQGVDDKQRMLIPIFKDHNNKIKELVGKEYAPGTLERYKTSLKHTIAFLEWKYQISDINIAKINHAFITEYEFYLRSVRNCNNNTAVKYIKNFGKIIKICLANDWLDKNPFANYKAKVREVERVYLTEEEIQTILNKDFKTERLSLVRDIFLFSCFTGLAYIDVKNLTKLHISIGIDGEKWIFTHRQKTESASKIPILPVTQMIIDKYAQHPQCINENRLFPILSNQKMNAYLKEIAGVCEIEKDLTFHIARHTFATTVTLTNGVPIESVSKMLGHKNLRTTQHYAKILDKKVSEDMKVLRDKFSLTDIKSHKKII, encoded by the coding sequence ATGACCAAAACATTCAACTTACTCTTCTTGATTAAGAAAAGTAAAATCAAAGCCAATGGCACAGCCCCAATTTATTTAAGGATAACCATTAACGGAAAACCAAAAGAAATTGCATCAAAAAGATATGTAGCACCCGATTTATGGGATAGTAAACTTCAGAAAGTGATAGGTAAATCCGAAGAAGTAAAATCTTTAAATAGGTATCTTAAAACGTTAGAGCAGCAAGTTTATGATACACACCACACAATATTGAAAGACAAAATAACTGCAACCTCTGCAGTTTTAAAATCTAAACTTCAAGGTGTTGATGATAAACAAAGAATGTTAATTCCAATTTTCAAAGATCATAATAACAAAATTAAAGAACTGGTTGGAAAAGAATATGCTCCAGGAACATTAGAGCGTTACAAAACATCTTTAAAACACACAATAGCTTTTTTAGAATGGAAATATCAAATATCGGATATAAATATTGCAAAAATCAATCATGCTTTCATAACAGAGTATGAATTTTATTTAAGAAGTGTTAGAAATTGCAATAATAACACAGCAGTCAAGTACATCAAGAATTTCGGTAAAATCATAAAGATATGTTTGGCCAATGACTGGCTAGATAAAAATCCATTCGCCAATTATAAAGCAAAAGTTAGAGAAGTCGAGCGTGTATATTTAACAGAAGAAGAAATCCAAACCATATTGAATAAAGATTTTAAGACAGAAAGACTATCGCTAGTTCGTGATATCTTCCTTTTTAGTTGCTTTACAGGATTAGCATACATTGATGTCAAAAATTTAACAAAACTGCATATAAGTATTGGAATCGATGGAGAGAAATGGATATTTACTCACAGACAAAAAACAGAATCCGCTTCAAAAATCCCCATACTCCCTGTTACACAAATGATAATTGATAAGTACGCACAGCACCCGCAATGTATAAACGAAAACAGACTGTTCCCTATTTTGAGTAATCAAAAAATGAATGCCTATCTTAAAGAAATTGCAGGTGTTTGTGAAATTGAAAAAGATTTAACTTTTCATATTGCACGCCACACTTTTGCAACCACCGTAACACTTACAAATGGCGTTCCTATAGAAAGCGTAAGTAAAATGTTGGGGCATAAAAATTTACGGACTACCCAACATTATGCAAAAATTTTGGATAAAAAAGTAAGTGAGGATATGAAGGTTTTGAGAGATAAATTCAGTTTAACCGATATAAAATCTCATAAAAAAATAATTTAA
- a CDS encoding helix-turn-helix domain-containing protein — protein sequence MKEKSIPFYTSINDFLESIPVNHRTKNPMFYCIRLEEHKDEIYKAPFRRDFFFIGLITSNGKTNVIYNNQDDHIKESFLTFQCSNLIYSFYKEKNTEGYLIYFKQEYFNFLKFDFFNEFPFFNILNINLFQLENNKYQELVPVFEEVFKSYENIDVFSKVTTHKFLALLYNLKEFTKIQNELQPLINSSHSITNQYLKLVNVHYLEKRTVKEYATLLNISASHLSKTVKTETNKKALSHINGRLIKEAKSLIQFTNLSIAEIAHQLGFSDASNFGNFFRKHTSTSPLTFRKNYTTR from the coding sequence ATGAAAGAGAAAAGTATTCCTTTTTATACTTCTATTAATGATTTTCTAGAATCAATACCTGTCAATCATAGGACTAAAAATCCTATGTTTTATTGTATACGTTTAGAAGAGCATAAAGATGAAATTTACAAAGCTCCATTTCGTAGAGATTTCTTTTTTATCGGTTTAATAACATCTAATGGAAAAACCAATGTTATATATAACAATCAAGATGACCATATAAAGGAGTCATTTCTCACCTTTCAATGTTCAAACTTGATTTATAGTTTTTACAAAGAAAAAAATACGGAAGGTTATCTCATTTATTTTAAACAGGAATACTTTAATTTTTTAAAATTTGATTTTTTTAATGAATTCCCATTTTTTAATATTTTAAACATCAACTTATTTCAACTAGAAAATAATAAATATCAAGAATTAGTACCAGTATTTGAAGAGGTATTTAAATCTTATGAAAATATAGATGTCTTTTCCAAAGTTACTACACATAAATTTCTTGCTTTACTCTATAATCTAAAAGAATTTACTAAGATTCAAAATGAATTACAACCATTAATAAATTCTAGTCATTCCATTACAAATCAATATTTAAAATTGGTGAATGTTCATTACCTCGAAAAACGAACAGTTAAAGAATATGCTACCTTATTAAATATCAGTGCTAGTCACTTATCTAAAACCGTTAAAACTGAAACAAATAAAAAAGCACTTTCGCATATTAATGGTAGGCTTATAAAGGAGGCAAAATCACTGATTCAATTCACTAATTTAAGCATAGCTGAAATAGCGCATCAATTAGGCTTTTCTGACGCTTCTAATTTTGGAAACTTCTTCCGTAAGCATACTTCAACCAGTCCACTAACATTCAGAAAAAACTACACAACCCGATAA